Proteins encoded by one window of bacterium:
- a CDS encoding HPr family phosphocarrier protein has protein sequence MIRKEIVIRNRNGLHARPAAQFVKIAAGGKSEVWVEKDNSRVNGRSIMGMMLLSAEQGSRLTIEVDGPDEDSLWEKIQELINNRFHEEL, from the coding sequence GTAACCGGAATGGCTTGCATGCCCGCCCAGCAGCGCAATTTGTGAAAATTGCCGCTGGGGGTAAGAGTGAGGTATGGGTCGAGAAAGACAATAGCCGTGTCAACGGTAGGTCGATCATGGGTATGATGTTGTTATCTGCTGAGCAGGGATCACGTCTAACCATCGAAGTCGACGGACCCGATGAAGATTCACTCTGGGAAAAAATTCAAGAGTTGATAAACAATCGTTTCCATGAGGAGCTATAG